A portion of the Streptomyces coeruleoprunus genome contains these proteins:
- a CDS encoding MraY family glycosyltransferase produces the protein MRDYLLTLCITAAVTYLLTGPVRKFAIAAGAMPEIRARDVHREPTPRLGGIAMFFGLCAGLLVADHLDRLNSVFALSNEPRALLSGAALIWLIGVLDDKFEIDALIKLGGQMIAAGVMVMQGLTILWLPIPGIGTVGLTQWQGTLLTVALVVLTINAVNFVDGLDGLASGMVCIAAAAFFLYAYRIWFGYGIEAAAPATLFAAVLMGMCLGFLPHNMHPARIFMGDSGSMLIGLVLAASAISITGQVDPDALKIFEGSTRQATHAALPVFIPLLLPLTIIAIPMADLVLAIVRRTWNGQSPFAADRGHLHHRLLEIGHSHSRAVLIMYFWSALIAFGTLTYSVHSASMWIVLPIVALSAVGLVLLLLPRFHPRAPRWAESFVPPRYRRRKVAPARTQLVRVDGVEGVDGVDGAEPAEEPVRIPAGVNGATAIGARSHLPERRKAGTSR, from the coding sequence CGAGCCCACACCGCGGCTCGGCGGTATCGCCATGTTCTTCGGCCTGTGCGCGGGCCTCCTCGTCGCCGACCACCTGGACCGGCTCAACAGCGTCTTCGCGCTGTCCAACGAGCCGCGCGCGCTGCTCTCCGGCGCGGCCCTGATCTGGCTGATCGGCGTCCTCGACGACAAGTTCGAGATCGACGCGCTGATCAAGCTCGGCGGCCAGATGATCGCCGCGGGCGTGATGGTCATGCAGGGTCTGACGATCCTCTGGCTGCCCATCCCCGGCATCGGCACGGTCGGCCTGACGCAGTGGCAGGGCACGCTCCTGACGGTGGCCCTGGTCGTCCTGACCATCAACGCCGTGAACTTCGTCGACGGCCTCGACGGCCTCGCCTCCGGCATGGTCTGCATCGCCGCGGCCGCCTTCTTCCTCTATGCCTACCGGATCTGGTTCGGGTACGGCATCGAGGCCGCCGCCCCGGCGACGCTGTTCGCGGCCGTGCTGATGGGCATGTGCCTGGGCTTCCTGCCGCACAACATGCACCCGGCGCGCATCTTCATGGGCGACTCCGGCTCGATGCTCATCGGCCTGGTGCTGGCCGCGTCCGCCATCTCGATCACGGGCCAGGTCGACCCCGACGCGCTGAAGATCTTCGAGGGCTCGACCCGCCAGGCCACGCACGCCGCGCTGCCGGTCTTCATCCCGCTGCTGCTGCCGCTGACGATCATCGCCATCCCGATGGCGGACCTCGTCCTGGCCATCGTGCGCCGCACCTGGAACGGCCAGTCGCCGTTCGCCGCCGACCGCGGCCACCTCCACCACCGGCTGCTGGAGATCGGCCACTCGCACAGCCGCGCCGTCCTGATCATGTACTTCTGGTCCGCGCTGATCGCCTTCGGCACGCTGACCTACTCCGTGCACTCCGCGTCCATGTGGATCGTGCTGCCGATCGTGGCGCTGAGCGCCGTCGGCCTGGTCCTGCTGCTCCTGCCGCGCTTCCACCCGCGCGCGCCCCGCTGGGCCGAGTCGTTCGTGCCGCCGCGCTACCGGCGCCGCAAGGTGGCGCCGGCCCGGACGCAGCTCGTCCGCGTCGACGGCGTGGAGGGCGTCGACGGCGTCGACGGAGCGGAGCCCGCGGAGGAGCCCGTGCGGATCCCCGCCGGAGTCAACGGGGCGACCGCCATCGGGGCCCGTTCGCACCTCCCCGAACGGCGGAAGGCCGGAACGTCGCGTTGA